AAGTATTTTACATCGTGCCGCTGGATTATCTGGCATTACAAAAACAAAGCAAATCTTGGTAATGATTGGGGACGAAGCCACGAGAGCATTTTGCATTTTCGAAAAACAAAGAGTTTTGTTTTCAATATTGATGAAATTCGTATTCCTTATGGCGAACACACTTTAAAATATCCAAGCCATCCGCAAGCCGAAACAAGCCAATATGGAAAGGGCAGAAATGGCAATCATATTTGGGAGCCAAATCCGCATGGAGCAAAACCAAAAGATGTGTTAGAAATTCCTACTACTTGCAATGGAATGCACGAAAAAACGCCACACCCTACACAGAAGCCCGAAGAACTTTTAAGGAAATTTATTCTTACATCTTCAAATGTTGGTGAGGTTGTATTAGACCCTTTTTGTGGTTCAGGAACAACTCCTGTTTGTGCAGAACAACTTCAGAGAAAATGGCTTGCCTGCGACCTTTCACCAGAATATCTTGATTGGGCTGCAAACAGGATTGAATTGGTTGAAGATTGGCCGATTGAGCAATGGATTAAATACGATTTTGAAAACCTTAAAAGAAGAAACTCTATACGATGACTCTAAAACAGCTTGTAAAACAAGCCACAAATAAGGATAACTTCAAAGACCTTAAAGGTTTTATCTCATTTTGTAACGAGTACCTGGCATTTATCAGCAGCAATCTTCAGGCAGTAATTATTTCTCAAAATGAAAACCATTATCGCTTCTACCAGTATGATAAAACCGGAAATTATCAAATTACCAGACCTATCAACTCAAACCTGATGTATGATGCAAAAGGATTTGCAAAAGCGTCAAAAGAATACATGAAAATATTGAAAGTAGTAAAAAATGCAGACAAGAAAGATGATTCAATCAGAAAAATCATAAATAACTCTACATACACTATTCAACAATCAATTGGAGCAGCATTGGATGGATTACCTGCCGGAAAATCAAATACTGCAAGAAAATTGACTGGAGATTTGTTCGAGCGTTTTATCCGGTTACTCATTCATGAAATCGGAATTGATTGTAGAACAGGAGTAATACAGGTTCCTGTAATTGTTGATGGGCAAGCCCAATTCAATATGAGCTATCAGCACGACCTTATCATTGAAAAAGATGATGATATAAAAGTAATTGGATCAATCAAAACATCAAGCAAAGACCGAATAGACAAGATTTTCATTGATAAATTCCTATACAATAAATTGACAGAGAAGGATACGCCGCATATAGCCGTATTCCTTAATGATGTGCAAAGGAAGAATACAAAAAAAGAAAACGAATACGGTATAAATGCAACATTCCTTCCGGGCCACTTCAAGGGTTATACAGTTAAGTTAAATCCCCTGGACGGTGTTTATTATTGCGACATCAGACCCAATATGAAAACTGAAAATATTTTGAAGGACCAAGTCAAAACCTTTGACCATTTGCTGATTGAAGATATTTGGAAGTTCATAGAATAAATGCTTTAAAGCCTTCGATGATCACTCAGTCACCAAGGGAAAACCTCAAAGACCACACAATCAGTTGCTCAAGCCGGATTGGGATAACGATTATTAAAGGGGATTATCAGCTAAGTTACTTGATTTATCTGTCTCCATTTTAAGTTTTCTTAGTTTGCATTGCAAATTATAAGTGTGTTATATTTTCAGCAGCCATAACATATATTCACAGGATGTATTGCCGGTGCAAATCTGTTTTCACGCCCAGCAAGCCGTTGAAAAGGCGTTCAAAGCCGTCCTGTTGTTTCATAAGATTAACTTTCCATTTACCCATGATCTTGAAGAGCTTATTGATACTTTTGAAACCTCTAAGATTCCCATTCCTTCTAACCTTTTGGATGTGGGCATATTAACCCCCTATGCAGTAGAAACCAGATATCCGGGATATTGGGGTGAGATAACGGAAACCGATATCTCAGAAGCCATCAAATTTGCAGAAGACGCAATAAAATGGACAGAAGGGATTGTTCAGGAGAAAGAACAACCGCCCCCTTTAACCTCCCCAGAAAATGAGAGTACGGATTGAAAAGGAATATTCTAATAAAAGTATATATTGCTCAGTCCTTCATTATATGAAATAGCAAAAGCTATCACTAAAATAGCGGATGATGTTTATCATGTTATATCTGGGTTTTCAAAAATAAGAGCTACTTGATGAAAATCCAAACACTCAGGGAAATAAAAAAGAATAAATTGATAAAGAAATGGGTTAATTAAATGAATGATCCGCATGTAGAAAGTTTATATTACGCCCTTGCCACCAATGAATCCACGGATTATGCAAAGGCAGAACCTCTTGAAAAAGAGGCCGATGATTTTCGTGTTATCATAGATAAGAAGGGTGCAACATTCTACATGAAAAAGCATTTCGCAACTGCTGCCGAGGCCCATGCCGTTGTTGATCCTTTTGTTCAGAAATGGGAGGTTATTGCAACTCTTGAAAGGAGCATAAATGAGTTTAATCTTGTTTATAAAACTACAAATATTATTGATAGAAATCCTCTACCTGATACAGGTGCGGTACTTCAACTGGCAGCGACAGATATAATTATTTTGGGCAGTCGGGTAGCCTTCATCGCCTCACGTGGAAAGTTTCCTGAGCCCCCATCTGACTTTAGTTTATCTCCGGATGCAGAAACTTTATACATCCGATATAAGGGTTACATGCAGGGTCGTGAAACATTAACAGCAATGGCATATTCGTGCCTAACTATTCTTACGGCAAGTGCAGGAAACCGAGATGAGAGTGCCGCAAAATATAATATTTCTATGAGGATATTAAATAGACTTGCCAATCTGTGCACTGAAAAGGGTGATAAATTTGAAGCACGAAAGGCACCAAAGGATGGACAATATATTCCATTGACACATCAGGAAAGAACCTGGATAGAATCAGCGGTTAAAATCTTTATTAGAAGACTCGGAGAGTGGGCATATAATCCCAATGCTCAATTAACACAGATTACAATGAAAGACCTTCCATCAATATAAAAATAAATAGATCAAACGCATTATATGGACTGTTTAGTTATATCTACAGTTAGGTAAATCTTCAGTTAAAACTCCATTGACAGCAAAGTCTCATCTTGCTATTCTGGTCTCGAAAAAGCCAGATATTAAAAAAAATTGTATACAGGTATAGATAATAATGATGGGGATAACAGTGATAATGGGCATTTTATTATAGATTTTTATTAAATTGATAATGTATATCTGTGCAGAAAAATAAATTCTTAATAGAAGGAGGTGTAAGTTGTCACAAAAAGAATCAAAATGGAGTGGATTTCAATGCACAAAATGTAAGAGTACAATAGACCTTGAAAGTGACAAAGTAGGTAGTACAATATTTTGCCCTATATGTGGGAGTACAATGAAGCATGTCGAAGGTGAAAAGCCCGTAATTAAGTCTACAAATTTTGGATGCACCATTATTTTCAGTCTTATAGCATGTGCTTTAAGTTTTTATTTGGGTTATAAATTTTGTGCTTTAGTTAAAGGTTTTTGTTAAAATGGATATTGAATAGAAAGGAAGTGAGATCTTCAAAACCAGACATATTCATCACTGATCAGGGTGTGCAGTTTACATGCTTTGAGTCTACAGACTTACTTGATAAAGCAGTTATCTCTATAAGCATGAACGGACTATGCCATGCATTGGACAATATATTTCTGGAACGTCTCTGGCGGAGCGTTAAATATGAAGAGGTTTACTTTATAAAATAGACATTTATTACTCATATTTCCAAGAAGAAGAAGTAGTAAAAAAAGATACTGCTACAATTAAAAAAGGAGTCAATTCCTATGGTAATTATCAATCCTGATCATATTGATGAAGTACTGCAAGGGTTTAGGGGGCAACGATTTACAACAGCGGAATTCAAAAGCTCATTTCAATCCGAATACCCTGACGACTGGGACATGTTAGTATTGAACTACGGGGAAGGCGGTAAGGACTGTGGGCGTAACTACTCTGCAAACGTATACTTAGGGCAGAGATTGAAGGATAGAGTGAGGAGAGGCGTGATAAGATTGGTAGAATTTGTACCTGCCCCAACAAACTGGGGAAATGATGATATTGCGAGCTGGGAATATTTATAAAAATAAGGAGAAACATAATTATGACATATACAGATAGAATAGTATCAGATCAGAAAATTATGCTTGGTAAACCGGTAATAAAAGGAACAAGAATAACAGTAGAACTTATCCTGAAAAAACTTTCAGAAGGAATGTCTTTTGAGGAACTATTACAGGCATATCCTCATCTTACAAAAGAAGACATCCTTGCAGCCCTGTCATACTCTGCAGACGTCATATCAAGGGAGGAAATAATTGCAGGTTAAGATTCTCGCGGATGAAGATGTTGATTTCCGAATCGTTACTTCCCTTAGAGACAAGGCATTTGATGTAATATCTGTGCTCAGGGAATATCAGGGTATAAAAGATGAGGAAGTTATTGGTATTGCGAAGCGATTCAATGCCCTTCTGTTGACTGAAGACAGTGATTTTGGTCATTGGGTATTTGCTAGAAATGAAAAGGGGATAAGCGTAATATTCCTGAGATACAAGAGCAAGGATGTAATTAAGATAACTGATTCTTTAGTAAAAATACTTACGGAATATAGTTCTTCATTATATGGAAAATTCGTTGTAATAACTGCTAATAAGATACGTATCAGAGAGATATAGTGTGTGGCAAAATAATATTGACATAGAGTTGATGCAAATTATAACGGTATTCATCAAAGGGTGAAAATATTTTAGAAACACTCCTAATCATATTGTGTTTTCTGGTAGTAGCTGCTATCGGCATGATATTTATTTTCAGGCCAAAGGGTGGAGATAAATATCATGGTTTAGTGAGCAGGATGGATGGTTTGCAAACCAGTTTCAGCAAGATTGAGACAAACCTGAGAGAAGATTTCCGCATAAGTCGTGAAGAAAATTCCGCTATAGCCACAGGCAACCGTGCAGAGTTAAACCAGTCACTCAAAGACGTTAAAACTGAATTAACAGATACCCTTAAAATAATTACAGAACAGAATCAAAAAGCATTGGAGAAACTTAATGCTACTTTAGAAGAAAAAGTAAATGCACTTATTGAAAAAACTGAGCATAACAATAAAATGAATCGGGAAGAACAAACTGTCAATCTGAGGGCGTTTTCAGAAAATAACGTCACCCAATTGGAAAAAATTAATACCCAGATCGAACAAAGGCTTAAAGGCATTACAGACCAAGCTAAGTTAGATAATGACCGTATGCGTATAGCATTCAAAGACTTTCAGGATGCGTTTGAAAAAAATCTAAAATCATTCAATGAATTACAGAGGGAGAAATTTGCACAATTGGATGAAAAACAAAATGCCCTCATTGAGAAGACAGAACGGAACAATAAGGCTAATCGGGAAGAACAAACTAAAAATTTGAAAGAGTTTTCAGAGAGCAATGTTCTTCAACTGGAAAAGATTAATACACAAGTAGAGCAAAAGCTTAAAGACCTTACAGGGCAGACGAAGATTGATAATGACCGTATGCGTGAAACCCTTATAAAAGCTGTCAAAGATTTTCAGGATGCTTTTGATAAGAACATGAAATCGTTTAATGAATTGCAGAGGGAGAAGTTTGGTCAGTTAGAGACGAAGCAGGGGGAGCTGATACAGAATACGGAGAAGAGGCTGGAGCAGATGAGAGAAACGGTTGATGAAAAACTGCAGAAGACATTGAATGAAAGATTGGGGCAGTCATTTGAATTGGTCAGGAAGCAACTGGAGAGTGTGCAGAAGGGCCTGGGAGATATGCAGACGCTGGCACAGGATGTCGGCGGTTTGAAGAAGGTGCTGAGTAATGTAAAGATGAGGGGAGGCATTGGTGAGGTGCAGTTGGCCATGCTGTTGGAGCAGGTATTGGCACCGGAGCAGTATGAGGCCAATGTAAAAACCAAACATGGCTCATCAGACATGGTAGAGTTTGCAATCAAACTGCCCGGGCGTGATGATGCCAATAGTGTTGTTTATCTGCCTGTTGATGCCAAGTTTCCCAAAGAGGCTTATGAGCAATTGACCGATGCTTATGAAGCAGCCGACCCTGCATTAATAGATACTGCCTCCAAAAAAATGGAGTCAGTCATAAAGAGTATGGCAAAGGACATCCGGGACAAATATATCTCACCGCCTGACACTACTGACTTTGGCATAATGTTTCTGCCGTTTGAGGGCATCTATGCTGAGGTGGTCCGCAGGGCGAGTTTGCTGGAACAACTGCAAAGGGAATATAAGGTGATTGTAACTGGGCCTACTACATTGGCGGCTATTTTAAACAGCCTGCAGATTGGTTTCCGTACACTCGCATTACAGAAACGGAGCAGTGAGGTCTGGAAGATACTTGGGGCTGTAAAAAAAGAGTTTGAAAACTTCGGGGGTATGCTTGAAAAGGCACGGAAGAATATTTCCTCCGCCGGAGATACGATTGAAGAGCTGATGGGAAAGAGGACACGCGCCATTAACCGCACACTAAAAGGGGTTGAGGCATTGCCTGCTGCAGAGAGTCAAAAGATACTGCCTGATATATCTTCTAATGAAGTTGTTGATGATTAAGGACATTCCTACAGAGCGAGCGTAATACGTAGAGCAGAGTCAATGAGCTCCATAGTTGGACAGTGTCCGATAGTCTTATCAATCTCACGGTCAAGTATAGTAGCAAGGTTGTCAGCCATCACAATGGAATCAGTCAATAATTCCATTGCCTTACCTTCCTGAGATATCATAGTGAAGGCTACTCTGGTTGGGCCTGTTCTGAAAAGGTTACTGGTTATCATTGCCACGATCAATTGAGGAAGTCCAGTGTTTATATCTTCTGATTAGATTATCAATGCAGGGCGCTTCTTTGCAGTTTGAAGATCGGTATTGGGATATAAAACAAGGACGACATCACCCCGTCTATAGGACATCATAGGCATCCATCCCGGGGGCATTCCAATCTTCTTCAAAGCTCTTTAACCGTGCCCTTGTTTCATTTGCCTGTGACTCTGTCCAACCCAGATTCCTGAGCGATACACCTTCTGTCATAGGCTGAATCACAATGACTATTTCTACAGGCCCCTCAGGGATATCATCAGGAACATCAAATGCTACCTTATGATTGGGGCTAACCACTGTTTTTACTGTCCATGTTTTCATACTTGTACCTTAAAAAAAATGTTTTACTCTGTGAACAGATTAACACAAAAATAAAGATGGTTGCAATCTACTTTTTGATATAGTCATATATTCTTGACAATACTTCACTCAATTCTTATATAATGCTTGTTATCAAACCTCCTAACAGACAGGATGAATAAAAAATGGCAAAGAAAGATTATTATGATTTGCTTGGAGTCAGCAGGGATGCTGATGACAAGACCCTGAAAAAGGCTTACAGGAAGCTTGCAAGAAAATATCATCCTGACCTCAATCCCAATAACAAGGCGGCTGAACAGAAATTCAAAGAGATTAATGAGGCGTATGAGGTATTGAGTGACCCTGATAAAAAGAAGAAATATGACACTTACGGAGAAGCGGCATTTGATCCGAATTTTCAGGGGGCTGAAGGATTCAGGGCATGGCCTGGTAGCGGTGGCAGCGGTGGAGGTGCAGGGGCCGGCGGGCCGGAGTTTTCTTACACTTATGATAATAAGGGGTATGGCTCTATATTTGAGGACCTGTTTGGAGATGTAACCGGCAGCAGAAAGACACGAAGGCCGGAACCTGAGTCTGGAGCAGATTTGTCCTATAACATGGAGATTGATCTCAAAGATGCTTATACCGGTACTTCAAGATATATAAATGTTCAGAAAGAGTATTCATGCGAACGATGTAATGGTTCGGGTGAAGACCCTGCTTCAACAAAGACGTTATGCCCGAACTGTAAGGGGAAAGGGAAAGTAGAGAGCGGGATCAGTTTTATGAAGTTTGCTTCTGCCTGCCAGCATTGCGGTGGGAGTGGGAGGCTTTCATCCCCCTGTTCTGTATGCAGGGGAAAAGGGACTGTCATTAAGTCAGAACAGATTATGGTAAAGATACCCCCCGGTGTTGATAACGGTACTAAGGTAAGGGTTGCAGGAAAAGGCGGGGCAGGGACAAGGGGCGGAAAGCCGGGTGATATTTATATCATCACGTCTGTACGTCCGGGCAGGTTTTTTGAAAGAAAGGGAGATGACCTGCATTGTGATATTCCAGTCACAGTTAGCGAGGCCGCACTTGGTGCGAAAATAGAAGTCCCTACTATGGACGGGAGTGCAACAATGAATATACCACCCTCTACTCAGGGCGGGAAGTTGTTCAGGCTGAAGGGCAAGGGGATTCCAC
Above is a window of Nitrospirota bacterium DNA encoding:
- a CDS encoding site-specific DNA-methyltransferase, whose translation is MGKTLLRNKELPTFFGELQLKGEKKGIDFAKRDGDSPILFYKHPNGELWQGNSIEWLKSMSDESIDLIFADPPYNIKKANWDSFESHEEYIKWSLQWIEQAARILKPTGTLYICGFSEILADLKHPASKYFTSCRWIIWHYKNKANLGNDWGRSHESILHFRKTKSFVFNIDEIRIPYGEHTLKYPSHPQAETSQYGKGRNGNHIWEPNPHGAKPKDVLEIPTTCNGMHEKTPHPTQKPEELLRKFILTSSNVGEVVLDPFCGSGTTPVCAEQLQRKWLACDLSPEYLDWAANRIELVEDWPIEQWIKYDFENLKRRNSIR
- a CDS encoding HEPN domain-containing protein, with the protein product MCYIFSSHNIYSQDVLPVQICFHAQQAVEKAFKAVLLFHKINFPFTHDLEELIDTFETSKIPIPSNLLDVGILTPYAVETRYPGYWGEITETDISEAIKFAEDAIKWTEGIVQEKEQPPPLTSPENESTD
- a CDS encoding DUF433 domain-containing protein, which translates into the protein MTYTDRIVSDQKIMLGKPVIKGTRITVELILKKLSEGMSFEELLQAYPHLTKEDILAALSYSADVISREEIIAG
- a CDS encoding DUF5615 family PIN-like protein encodes the protein MQVKILADEDVDFRIVTSLRDKAFDVISVLREYQGIKDEEVIGIAKRFNALLLTEDSDFGHWVFARNEKGISVIFLRYKSKDVIKITDSLVKILTEYSSSLYGKFVVITANKIRIREI
- the rmuC gene encoding DNA recombination protein RmuC yields the protein MRIAFKDFQDAFEKNLKSFNELQREKFAQLDEKQNALIEKTERNNKANREEQTKNLKEFSESNVLQLEKINTQVEQKLKDLTGQTKIDNDRMRETLIKAVKDFQDAFDKNMKSFNELQREKFGQLETKQGELIQNTEKRLEQMRETVDEKLQKTLNERLGQSFELVRKQLESVQKGLGDMQTLAQDVGGLKKVLSNVKMRGGIGEVQLAMLLEQVLAPEQYEANVKTKHGSSDMVEFAIKLPGRDDANSVVYLPVDAKFPKEAYEQLTDAYEAADPALIDTASKKMESVIKSMAKDIRDKYISPPDTTDFGIMFLPFEGIYAEVVRRASLLEQLQREYKVIVTGPTTLAAILNSLQIGFRTLALQKRSSEVWKILGAVKKEFENFGGMLEKARKNISSAGDTIEELMGKRTRAINRTLKGVEALPAAESQKILPDISSNEVVDD
- the dnaJ gene encoding molecular chaperone DnaJ produces the protein MAKKDYYDLLGVSRDADDKTLKKAYRKLARKYHPDLNPNNKAAEQKFKEINEAYEVLSDPDKKKKYDTYGEAAFDPNFQGAEGFRAWPGSGGSGGGAGAGGPEFSYTYDNKGYGSIFEDLFGDVTGSRKTRRPEPESGADLSYNMEIDLKDAYTGTSRYINVQKEYSCERCNGSGEDPASTKTLCPNCKGKGKVESGISFMKFASACQHCGGSGRLSSPCSVCRGKGTVIKSEQIMVKIPPGVDNGTKVRVAGKGGAGTRGGKPGDIYIITSVRPGRFFERKGDDLHCDIPVTVSEAALGAKIEVPTMDGSATMNIPPSTQGGKLFRLKGKGIPHLKGGGNGDQYIKIVIAIPTEIGEEDEALFRKIASLYKENPREQLLRRSSE